A genomic window from Solanum dulcamara chromosome 11, daSolDulc1.2, whole genome shotgun sequence includes:
- the LOC129873448 gene encoding probable choline kinase 2, translated as MANYSKVHVCLSTVRRNSTVMIMGERRKAGMEFVEGVLGLAHGLIQLGLKPRDAVVISALNRHLIECDSMENSASLKEEEDVIPEEAKLKLKKLASEWDDIVDPNALDVFRLKGAMTNEVYQIKWPSRNPEQQRSRKVLVRIYGKGVDVFFDRQNEIRIFEFMSKQGQGPRLLGRFQNGRVEEFIRARTLSAPDLRDPEISSLIAAKMREFHMLDMPGPKTVILWDRLQNWLNVAKGLASTEEAKGFQLDLLKDEIVLLERNLAGNHLSTGCCHNDLQYGNIMMDEETRSITFIDYEYAGYNHVAFDIANHFCEMVADYHTETPHIMDFRKYPGLEERKRFLSAYLYSSGRSPSEEELEKLVQEVEKYTLASHLFWGLWGIISHHVNKIDFDYLGYARQRFQPYWSKKPELLGSSGSKKG; from the exons ATGGCTAATTACTCCAAGGTTCATGTTTGTCTGTCGACGGTTCGCCGGAACTCAACGGTGATGATAATGGGAGAGAGGAGGAAGGCGGGCATGGAATTTGTTGAGGGAGTTTTGGGCCTGGCCCATGGGCTTATTCAGTTGGGCCTTAAGCCCCGTGACGCCGTCGTCATTTCCGCTCTTAACAG GCATTTGATTGAATGTGATTCCATGGAAAATTCAGCATCATTGAAGGAGGAGGAGGACGTGATTCCCGAAGAAGCGAAgctgaaattgaagaaattggCATCAGAATGGGACGATATAGTGGATCCGAATGCATTAGATGTATTCAGATTGAAGGGGGCGATGACGAACGAGGTGTATCAAATCAAATGGCCCAGTAGGAACCCGGAACAACAACGATCTAGGAAGGTGTTGGTGAGGATCTATGGTAAAGGTGTTGATGTGTTCTTTGATCGGCAGAATGAAATTAGGATTTTTGAGTTCATGTCTAAGCAAGGCCAAGGACCTCGCTTGCTTGGTCGCTTTCAGAATGGGCGTGTTGAGGAATTCATTCGAGCTCGG ACATTGTCAGCTCCTGATCTGCGTGATCCAGAGATATCTTCCTTGATAGCTGCCAAAATGAGAGAATTTCATATGCTTGATATGCCTGGTCCTAAGACTGTCATCCTCTGGGATAGACTGCA AAATTGGCTTAATGTGGCCAAAGGTCTGGCTTCTACTGAAGAAGCTAAGGGCTTTCAGTTGGACCTTCTAAAAGACGAGATTGTATTGTTGGAAAGGAATCTTGCTGGCAATCATCTAAGCACGGGATGCTGCCACAACGACTTGCAGTATGGGAACATAATGATGGATGAAGAGACAAGATCAATAACCTTTATT GACTATGAATATGCTGGTTACAACCATGTTGCATTTGATATAGCAAATCATTTTTGTGAAATGGTTGCTGACTACCATACAGAAACACCTCATATTATGGACTTCAGAAAGTATCCTG GTCTGGAGGAGCGCAAAAGATTTTTGAGTGCATATCTTTATAGTTCAG GTCGCTCTCCCAGTGAAGAGGAACTGGAGAAATTAGTTCAAGAAGTGGAGAAGTATACTCTTGCCAGTCATCTTTTTTGGGGTCTATGGGGAATAATATCG CATCATGTCAATAAGATAGACTTCGATTACTTGGGGTATGCTAGGCAGAGGT